From the genome of Ziziphus jujuba cultivar Dongzao chromosome 6, ASM3175591v1, one region includes:
- the LOC107431428 gene encoding disease resistance protein RUN1-like, which translates to MMGSKIWIIVFSKDFASSRWCLDEVRQILECNRNRNGEIKGNVIPIFYGIKPTVVRQQEESYAVAFAKHAECFKDRIEMVQQWRDALDEVCDVAGHDSENFRYDHELIDKIVNDVLLKLPKDQLTIDHFKKNLIGIEERVKDIESLLCIDSKDDARIIGIWGMGGIESRLYGRRCLSMHDLLREVGQAIVCDESKIPGNRSRLWTATDICHILENNKVSANILEKNKGTDAIQGILLNLSDRGIKKNVQVSPTAFLHMCHLRYLEIYEGETQYDGEFGPGYLQDPYNIYASEGLFDISEELRYLRWDSCPLKYLPNFSPKNLVGLIMHGSKIEKLWNEVQLLDLEKLKKIDLSYSKQLTRIPNLSGAINLEIISLRGCINLVQIHLNLQSLRKLQILDLSHCYNLKECGSSESQEMLSSIPVGLDFSYCTGLRSRSILWNEVQLKKIDASYCEHLTEIPNLSGAINLETITLRGCKSLVQVALNFQNHPKLWILDLSRCENLEEFRDSENIATNNTAFVEEETSSSASVELYFSNCERLRSIPESIGKLRYLYRLDLSDCPNLEKFPEISSGDMKCLHWLSLEGTGIKELPESIENVKKLKYLSLKDCKRLKSLPQSIWKLNYLKRLIVPNCPNLRGKFPEICNVIEYLYEIDLRGTGIEKLPESIENIEKLKHLNSKDCKRLKILPQSIWKLKYLEKLILLDCPNLQGKFPEICDVMECLNEIDLGGTRIEELPESIENLTGLTTLNLDSCPQIKFLPNSLCKLSRLVTLKLEECSSLEELPRLPLGLEKLDIKYCESLEINTTASIFIMDV; encoded by the exons ATGATGGGATCCAAGATTTGGATAATAGTTTTCTCCAAAGATTTTGCTTCTTCCAgatggtgtttggatgaagtGCGTCAAATACTTGAATGCAACAGGAATAGAAATGGAGAAATTAAAGGGAATgtaatacccattttttatgGCATAAAACCAACCGTTGTACGGCAGCAGGAGGAGAGCTATGCAGTTGCATTTGCTAAACACGCAGAATGTTTTAAGGATAGAATTGAGATGGTGCAGCAATGGAGGGATGCTCTAGATGAAGTGTGTGATGTGGCCGGTCATGATTCAGAAAATTTTAG gtaTGATCACGAGCTAATTGACAAGATCGTTAATGATGTTTTATTGAAGTTGCCAAAAGACCAATTAACAATTGATCATTTCAAAAAGAACTTGATTGGAATTGAAGAGCGTGTCAAGGATATCGAATCATTGTTATGCATTGACTCGAAGGATGATGCTCGCATAATAGGCATTTGGGGCATGGGAGGTATTG AAAGCCGCTTGTACGGAAGAAGATGCTTGTCAATGCATGATTTACTAAGAGAAGTGGGTCAGGCAATTGTTTGTGATGAAAGCAAAATACCTGGAAATCGTAGTAGGTTGTGGACTGCTACAGATATCTGCCATATATTGGAGAACAATAAAGTAAGTGCAAATATATTGGAGAAAAATAAA GGAACTGATGCAATCCAAGGCATATTATTGAATCTGTCTGATcgtggtattaaaaaaaatgtccaAGTGAGCCCTACAGCATTCTTACATATGTGCCATCTAAGATATCTTGAAATATATGAAGGAGAAACACAATATGATGGGGAGTTTGGGCCTGGATACCTACAAgatccatataatatatatgcctCTGAAGGTCTGTTTGATATTTCTGAGGAGCTAAGATACCTTCGTTGGGATTCATGCCCTTTGAAATATTTGCCAAATTTTAGTCCGAAGAATCTTGTTGGGCTTATTATGCATGGGAGCAAAATTGAGAAACTTTGGAATGAAGTCCAG CTCCTTGACCTCGAGAAGTTAAAGAAGATTGATCTTAGTTATTCCAAGCAACTTACTAGAATACCAAATCTGTCTGGGGCTATCAATCTTGAAATTATAAGTCTCCGAGGTTGTATAAATCTGGTTCAAATTCACTTAAATCTTCAGAGTCTCCGCAAGCTTCAGATTCTAGATTTAAGTCATTGTTACAATCTGAAAGAATGCGGATCATCTGAAAGTCAAGAAATGCTCTCATCAATTCCCGTTGGATTAGATTTCTCATATTGCACAGGACTTAGAAGTAGAAGTATACTTTGGAATGAAGTTCAG TTAAAGAAGATTGATGCTAGTTATTGTGAGCACCTTACTGAAATACCAAATTTGTCTGGGGCTATCAATCTTGAAACTATAACACTCCGAGGTTGTAAAAGTTTGGTTCAAGTTGCTTTAAATTTTCAGAATCACCCCAAGCTTTGGATTCTAGATTTGAGTAGATGCGAGAATCTCGAAGAATTCAGAGATTCTGAAAATATTGCAACCAATAATACAGCATTTGTAGAAGAAGAGACCTCATCATCAGCTTCCGTTGAATTATATTTCTCAAATTGCGAAAGACTGAGAAGTATACCAGAAAGCATTGGGAAATTGAGATACCTGTATCGGCTGGATCTTAGTGATTGCCCAAACCTGGAAAAGTTTCCAGAAATCTCTTCAGGTGATATGAAATGCTTGCATTGGCTTTCGTTAGAGGGAACAGGGATTAAAGAGTTACCCGAATCAattgaaaatgtaaaaaagCTCAAATACTTAAGTCTGAAGGACTGCAAAAGACTTAAAAGTCTACCCCAGAGCATTTGGAAGTTGAATTATCTGAAAAGACTGATTGTTCCTAATTGCCCAAACCTGCGGGGGAAGTTTCCAGAAATCTGCAATGTTATAGAATACTTGTATGAAATTGATTTAAGGGGAACAGGGATTGAAAAGTTACCCGAATCaattgaaaatatagaaaagctCAAACACTTAAATTCGAAGGATTGCAAAAGACTTAAAATTCTACCCCAGAGCATTTGGAAGTTGAAATATCTAGAAAAGCTGATTCTTCTTGATTGCCCAAACCTGCAGGGAAAGTTTCCAGAAATCTGCGATGTTATGGAATGCTTGAATGAAATTGATTTAGGGGGAACAAGGATTGAAGAGTTACCCGAATCAATTGAAAATCTAACTGGGCTCACAACTTTAAACCTTGACAGTTGCCCACAGATTAAGTTTCTCCCAAACAGCCTTTGTAAACTATCTAGGCTTGTTACGTTGAAACTTGAGGAATGTTCATCACTTGAAGAATTGCCTCGCCTTCCACTTGGTTTggaaaaattggatataaaataCTGTGAGAGCCTTGAAATCAATACAACAGCTTCCATATTCATTATGGATGTTTGA